The following proteins come from a genomic window of Elusimicrobiota bacterium:
- a CDS encoding OmpA family protein: MYSQLVKRGVDPKRLSVKGWGSMKPIASNKNSVGRARNRRVEIIILKD, encoded by the coding sequence ATCTATAGCCAGCTTGTTAAACGCGGGGTTGATCCTAAACGGTTATCCGTAAAAGGTTGGGGGTCAATGAAACCCATAGCGTCAAACAAAAATAGTGTGGGCCGCGCAAGGAACCGGCGTGTAGAAATTATTATCTTAAAAGATTAA